In Zingiber officinale cultivar Zhangliang chromosome 9B, Zo_v1.1, whole genome shotgun sequence, the genomic window GGTTCGGTCGGGCCCGCCCTCTAACAAAAGAGCACATGCTTAGGCCCATTTGTTATCGAGAATATATATATCTGGTGCAGTTATCCAttgttaaattaatattttgataaatgttaaaatggattaaagttagatatagTATTTTTTAGCCTATTTATTAAGTATGTAGAATTGAAAGACTTAATAGGATTTGACATAAAACTGAAGTCTAATTAGATCTGAAGAACCTGATAATTGACATGGAAAGACTAGATAGGTTGCTATCAGGCAGAAAGTTCAGTTGGATTCGCGGAACCTGACAATTAGCTGAAGTCCAGATGAGACATCTTACATGAAGTCCTAGAGGGTAAAGTGTCAAGTAAGTCTACAATAGTAAATAAGGTAAACAatggaggagagtgatccagtaAAGATGATTCCAGTGAGCTAAATTGAGACCATAACTAGATCATGATTTTGATAAGATAatatctaattaataatgttGTCTTTTTATAttatactaactctattttgctaGGTACATTTATTTTTTGGACTAATGAGTTTTGTAGAAGCTAAAATCCATAACTCAGTTTTAGATGAATAGTGTTCGAGGTGTCTCGGAGCTCAGTGGAGGCGCCCTAGACATGGTGGGAGCGTCCTTGCTCAAATAAACTTTGAAGATAGAAGTTTGCTGAGCGAAGGTGTCCTGGAGCacattgtgttggtgcaatattccctaggtcaaggttgacttggttgactgagcttgaattggttcaagctcgagtcttgatgtttgggtttcaatgtttgacaatacatggagacaagacatggagattgcaggtgcaattgttcatatggtgagattgtgaaagagagtcaagtaggtcaaggttggctggatacttgactggaaaatccttgtgagtgaagctaggtgaaagtcctaagtggGAGGTTAGGCAAActagaaagtcatggtgagtgaagccagacaaatgagaaatcctagtgagtgaagttagatgaaagtcctggtgagtgaagccaggcagaagaaaaatcctagtaagtgaagttaggtgaaagtcctggtgagtgaagccagacagaaggaaaatcctagtgagtgaagctaggtgaaagtcctggtgagtgaagccaggtagaagtgaaagtcctagtaagtgaagctaggcagatggaaagtcctagtgagtgaagtcaggcagaagaaaaatcctagtgagtgagctaggtgaaagtcctggtgagtaaagccaggcagaaggaaaatcctagtgagtgaagctaggtgaaagtcctggtgagtgaaggcaggtagaagtgaaagtcctagtaagtgaagctaggcagatggaaagtcctggtgagtgaagtcaggcacgggaaatccaggtggatcaaggttgatcggacacctggtgaagataagtccaagttggtcaaaggtgaccagatacttgacacgaggaaatctagatgggtcaaggttgaccagacatctggtggaagttcaagtgggtcaaagggattgaccggacgcttggtaagggagtcttagcaggtcaaggatgaccagatgctaggcatgatgaaccaacaggtcatggttgaccaaatgttggtttaggggactttggacttgtttttgggcaagaacaagaagttggatcgatcagccgatcgattgtcacatgcccaatcgatctaccgatcgattgggtgagttccCGCGACAAGCtttatcccaatcgatcagtggatcgattggggagaagtgtcgcgcgaacagaatagctctggatcgatcgaccgatcgatccagagcccccaattgGGAGGCGCGATTTCGCGCAatgggatctggatcgatcagccgatcgatccaggcaattcccgagagcacagaggtactctggattgatcagccgatcgatccaaaacctccccgatcaattgggagcaatccaatcgatcgggatccgaccgttggcgtcgtatttagctgctggcgagctgttctctcgTAAGAACTCACGGCCTTCTTCTCTAGCGAACACAGATcttcacagagcttctccacaaagttctcaccgccagttcttgaagttcttggaggttcttccaagtcaagaggcgaatctacaacaagaagaagaaatctagggttagggttttcttgtgctaacttgtaagctttttgcttgtattttgttccctttctctttcttcttgtagtgtgaacttgtagggcttctccgcctttggtagttaccataaaggagtgttttattagtggaaggtgtgtgagtgtgtggatccttggactggtcacctcttgtgaggtggataccaagtaaatccttgagttagcgttgttgtatttgtgttcttgtatttttcgctgcacatcatcgcaagaaacaagcaacgacgagcacgagatcgcaccgagacattcaccccccccccccccctcctctagctacataatcggtcccaacacatTGGAAGCTTCTCGAAGCACATTGGAGGCACTTTTGAGTCATTGGAGATGCCTTCGCGTGGATAGAAACCGAATACCTCAAATCAGATAAGTGTCATTGGAGACGTCCTGATATATATAGggtcaaaatctatttttttaatctctctcatttgcatgcaatatttttttttctttattataaaactattttttgttttttcctaTGAGTGCATGCAACAATAGCTgtagtgttgatttttaaaaaataacactagAATGGTATAactattattataatattgtAGTAGCTATTATATAATAATAGCTATGCATTGTAACAACTactatattatagtaattatcaTATAAGAAATATTATATGTTATAGTAAGTAgtaattattatatatttgtagcagctttatattaatttttaaaaatcaatattatcATGATTGTTACCTGTAATAAAACGAGAAAAGGAAAAGACAATTGtatagaagagagagaaaaaactTGTGATAGAAAAAATTATTACATGCAATTGAAagcgatttaaaaaattaaattttaactatgTCAGTTATCCACTGTCGCTCACATAAAATTGGATAGGATATCATTGGCACGTGTGTGTTACTTATTATTCACCTAATGGCCTCTGGGTCGTCCGCTAGTGGACTGGTTGGTGCGTGATTTTCATACAGAGAAGGATGAATGTTgtatttatttattgtttatgAAGTTatctcttttcctttcctttctgcTTATACTAAACAGATCCTTAATGGGCCATTAAGTCTACATatctttttcctctcttttcttctcacTGCATTTTCTTTTGCTCTTTGCTCCTCTTCCAACACAACACAGACTGCGCAGAGAGCAGTGTGATTTTGCAGGCGGAATCATCGTGGAAGGGAAAGATGCCTTTAACTGAAAAGGGAAACCAAAGTAGAGGCGGAGCAGGTGTTTGATGTAATGCTCGTGTGGCTATTTGGTCACAGAACCAGGGCATGATTACGCCTGTACAATTGGGAGCACGGAGTGGAATAAAGGAGCCCCAAAAAAGCaagggttgagaagaggaggACAATTTACTTCTTCTTGCATTTTATGTTGTCGATCGACTTTCGGAACCGTCCCATTCGTAATCATTCTTATTCCATTTTAAAGGTAATAACTAGAGGCCCGGTCCGACCCGTCCGGGCCCACATAAGGATCCGTGAGAGGCCGTTTAATCGTAGCCCAATCCATTTATGAACAGGCTTTGGACCCGCCGCGGGATCACCGATGCTCTATTTAAAGCTGAAGAGTCCGTCTCGATCTCGCGTCGGTCGACTCAGGCCTTGACCGCATCGTCAACCGATCCCTCGCTCTCGTTGCGTCTTTCCTTTCCCCCTCCTGCTCGCCTCCAGTGTTCTTTCCATTCCACGCGCGCCGCGCGTCCGCCCGCCCCTAAATTCACATCGTCTCCAGGAATTTTACTGATCTTTCGCTTTGATTGTAGGGTTTCCCCTCTTCCTGATTTCTCGCGCAACGATCTATCCCTCCGCGGGCGAGAAGAGGCAGAGCGGGAGCGTATGGCTTCCTGGTTCTTGTCATTGCTCTAGGGCGGGTATGATTGGGTTGATCCACGCTGCGGCGCgatgaggaggaaaaggaaggggaTTAGGCCGCCGGACACTGTCGGTCTCTGCCGGACAGATGATTTCGACACGGCGCGTCAGATCAAGAAGCAGTGTGGCGAGGATTGGAAGGCTTCTCGTGATCAGAAGGTGGGATCTGGCAGCGGCAGGGGAGAAAAAAGACGTTTGTGTGCCGGAGGCGCGGCTTCTAGAGTGGTCATGACTGCCCCGCCCTCCGTGAGATTGGCGGCTGATCTCCCCGGCCGTGGCCTGAAGAGGAAGCTGGGATGCATGGAGCCTGCGACCAGGATTGGGAGGACGGAGAAACTGGAGGATGAGTATGTTCTTGGACACAAGATTGGGAAAGGGAGGTTTGGTTCTGTGCGGCTCTGCCGGAGCAAGGTGGATGGAAAAGAATTTGCCTGCAAGACTCTGCGTAAGGATGGAGATGAGACAGTTCACCGTGAGGTGGAGATCATGCAGCATATCTCGGGCCACCCTGGCATTGTAACCTTGAAGGCAGTTTTTGAAGATGAGAAAAGCTTTCATCTTGTTATGGAACTGTGTTATGGGGGCCGGTTGATTGACCAGATAAACAAGGAAGTGAGGTACTCAGAGCAGAGGGCTGCCATTCTGCTAAAGGAGTTGGTCACAATCATCAAATACTGCCATGAAATGGGTGTTGTTCATAGGGATATCAAGCCGGAGAATATTCTTCTCACAGCTTCAGGGAAGATAAAGCTGGCTGACTTTGGTTTAGCAGTCCGATTTACAACAGGcattcttctcttcttttctttattaattttatttttatcatataTTTTCAATGCATTTAGTTTATACTCTTTTTGCCAACATAAACTAGGATGCATTCAGTTAATTGCATTTCATCTCTATCAGACTTTTGTTGTTTATGGATTCTTGGAGATTTGGCAAATTCTACGTGTGTTGCCTTCTTGTTACATTGTACATGGCGAAAGGATTGACAATCCCATTCCAAAGACTCAAAAATGAGCACAAAGTACTTGGCAGAAACATACTTTCTTTGGCCAAAGCACATTATGCCTGATATTACAAGACACAATTCTTTAACCAATTTCTGATCATCAAGTTGCAGCCTGTACCAGTCTACACTCATACGCATTCATTCCTTCTTGATAGTACATATTAGAGTAGATTAGTAACCTCAAGTTGGAATAAAATCTAGGAAAGTTGCACATGATTTACATGAAACAACCCCGTAGTTAGTCATGCATTTCTCAACAGAAAATCCTTGAGGT contains:
- the LOC122023782 gene encoding serine/threonine-protein kinase PEPKR2-like, whose translation is MRRKRKGIRPPDTVGLCRTDDFDTARQIKKQCGEDWKASRDQKVGSGSGRGEKRRLCAGGAASRVVMTAPPSVRLAADLPGRGLKRKLGCMEPATRIGRTEKLEDEYVLGHKIGKGRFGSVRLCRSKVDGKEFACKTLRKDGDETVHREVEIMQHISGHPGIVTLKAVFEDEKSFHLVMELCYGGRLIDQINKEVRYSEQRAAILLKELVTIIKYCHEMGVVHRDIKPENILLTASGKIKLADFGLAVRFTTGQKLSGRAGSPAYVAPEVLLGDYSEKVDIWAAGVLLHVLLVGALPFKGHSREAVFEEIKFTELDFVSGTWASVSDLAKDLVCRMLTRDTSKRITIDEILLHPWILFYTKCPSELMPRKPRIRSSKPILAMERIAALISSSLTTESSSNTRSEEQHDGNCFVDVLATAMARVSISETKRSRLCGPMHPIQQQRSSNMEANLCTAF